In Bradyrhizobium sp. CCBAU 051011, the following are encoded in one genomic region:
- a CDS encoding peptide ABC transporter substrate-binding protein has product MKEQEIRDLIADVKTGQLSRRAFVQQMIAIGLSAPMAGMMLSQCGVAMAQTALPYKPTKAGGGGVLKLMYWQAVTLLNPHFAVGTKDQEGSRIFYEPLAGWDGDGNLVPILAAEIPSKENDGLAEDGRSVIWKLKRGVKWHDGMPFTADDVVFNWEYAKTPETAAVSIGSYKDITVEKIDDFTVRLTFAKPTPFWADAFVGNYGMIIPKHLFKDYVGAKSREAPHNLKPVGTGPYQFVDFKPGDMLRAKINPNYHVANRPHFDEVEVKGGGDAVSAARAVLQTGEYDYAWNMQVEEEILTKLEAVGKGKLSITTSGNVEFMQLNSTDPAVEVDGERASIKTKHPLFSDPAVRQAINLLIDRASIEKFIYGRTARATANFLNNPERFRSKNTKFEFNIEKANQILEAAGWKKGSDGIRAKDGKPLKFVFQTSINAPRQKTQAIVKQACQKAGIDVELKSVVGSVFFSSDTANPDTYTHFYCDAQMYNTTMPQADPQFFMNQYVSWQVANKENKWQGRNVSRWQSKEYDETYKQVEQELDAVKRAALFVKLNDLVVTDNYIQPIVSRTRVAALGGKLTAHISGWDADLWQLGSWYRET; this is encoded by the coding sequence ATGAAAGAACAGGAAATTCGAGACCTGATCGCAGACGTCAAGACCGGCCAGTTGTCGCGGCGGGCCTTTGTCCAGCAAATGATCGCCATTGGCCTTTCGGCGCCGATGGCCGGGATGATGCTGAGCCAGTGCGGGGTCGCGATGGCCCAGACCGCGCTTCCCTACAAGCCGACCAAGGCCGGCGGCGGCGGCGTGCTGAAACTGATGTATTGGCAGGCCGTGACCCTGCTCAATCCGCATTTTGCCGTCGGCACCAAGGATCAGGAAGGCTCCCGGATCTTTTACGAGCCGTTGGCGGGATGGGATGGCGACGGCAACCTGGTTCCGATCCTCGCGGCCGAAATTCCGAGCAAGGAGAATGACGGATTGGCCGAGGACGGCCGCTCGGTGATCTGGAAGCTGAAACGTGGCGTCAAATGGCATGACGGCATGCCGTTCACGGCCGACGACGTCGTCTTCAACTGGGAATATGCCAAAACACCGGAGACCGCGGCGGTTTCGATCGGCAGCTACAAGGACATCACGGTCGAGAAGATCGACGACTTCACTGTCCGCCTCACCTTTGCCAAGCCGACGCCGTTCTGGGCCGATGCCTTTGTCGGCAACTACGGCATGATCATCCCAAAACACCTGTTCAAGGATTACGTCGGCGCCAAATCGCGCGAGGCGCCGCACAATCTGAAACCGGTCGGCACCGGTCCCTATCAGTTCGTGGATTTCAAACCGGGCGACATGCTCCGCGCCAAAATCAACCCCAACTACCATGTCGCCAACCGGCCGCATTTCGACGAGGTGGAGGTCAAGGGCGGCGGCGACGCGGTGTCGGCGGCGCGCGCGGTGCTGCAAACCGGCGAATATGATTATGCATGGAACATGCAGGTCGAAGAGGAGATCCTGACGAAGCTGGAAGCCGTCGGAAAGGGCAAGTTGAGCATCACGACGTCAGGCAACGTCGAATTCATGCAACTCAACTCGACCGATCCCGCGGTCGAGGTCGATGGCGAGCGCGCCAGCATCAAGACCAAACATCCGCTGTTCAGCGATCCGGCCGTGCGCCAGGCCATCAATCTCCTGATCGATCGCGCCTCGATCGAGAAATTCATCTATGGCCGCACGGCGCGGGCCACCGCGAACTTCCTCAACAACCCGGAACGCTTCCGGTCGAAAAACACGAAGTTCGAATTCAACATCGAGAAGGCCAACCAGATCCTCGAGGCCGCCGGCTGGAAAAAGGGCAGCGACGGCATCAGGGCCAAGGACGGCAAGCCGCTGAAATTCGTATTCCAGACCTCGATCAATGCGCCGAGGCAGAAGACCCAGGCCATCGTCAAGCAGGCGTGCCAGAAGGCAGGCATCGACGTCGAGCTGAAGTCGGTGGTGGGATCGGTATTCTTCTCCTCCGATACCGCCAATCCCGACACCTACACGCATTTCTATTGCGATGCGCAGATGTACAACACCACCATGCCGCAGGCCGATCCGCAGTTCTTCATGAACCAGTACGTGTCGTGGCAGGTGGCGAACAAGGAAAACAAGTGGCAGGGGCGAAATGTCTCGCGCTGGCAAAGCAAGGAGTATGACGAGACCTACAAGCAGGTCGAACAGGAGCTCGACGCGGTGAAGCGCGCAGCACTGTTCGTCAAGCTCAACGATCTCGTCGTAACGGACAATTACATCCAGCCCATCGTCTCCCGCACCCGGGTCGCGGCGCTCGGCGGCAAGCTGACCGCGCATATCTCGGGCTGGGACGCCGATCTCTGGCAGCTTGGGAGCTGGTATCGGGAAACGTGA
- a CDS encoding oxygenase MpaB family protein — MVSESDLESALEVVRAGAAGPNEGIFGPASVTWRIDREAVIFLGAGRALLLQLAHPWVAAAIAEHSRTFADPIGRFHRTFEVMFTMVFGSLDSATAAARRLHRRHAGISGNLPEAIGCFAKGSLYSANDVAALRWVHATLVETAAMAHDLVLPPLSAEERERYWTESRLFGSLFGLKPEDLPADWSSFADYTAAMAQSETLSVSPAARDVAQQIFSGARPWLRPPRWYLALTAQMLPERLRTGFGLDLDQRDRRAADRALRWIGRVYPYLPVRLRYAGPYHEALARLQGKPRLDMATQWLNRAWTGRPQMDDRRER; from the coding sequence TTGGTCTCGGAAAGTGATCTTGAGTCTGCGCTCGAAGTCGTCAGGGCCGGCGCCGCCGGCCCGAACGAGGGCATTTTTGGTCCTGCGTCGGTGACGTGGCGGATCGACCGGGAAGCCGTCATCTTTCTCGGCGCCGGACGCGCCTTGCTGCTTCAACTGGCGCATCCCTGGGTTGCGGCCGCCATCGCCGAGCACTCGCGCACCTTTGCCGACCCGATCGGCCGCTTTCACCGCACCTTCGAGGTGATGTTCACGATGGTGTTCGGTTCACTCGACAGTGCAACCGCCGCCGCCCGGCGCCTGCACCGGCGGCACGCCGGCATCTCCGGCAATTTGCCCGAGGCCATCGGCTGCTTTGCCAAAGGCTCACTCTACAGCGCCAACGATGTCGCCGCGCTGCGCTGGGTTCACGCCACCCTGGTCGAGACCGCCGCCATGGCGCACGACCTTGTCCTGCCACCGCTCTCGGCGGAAGAGCGCGAGCGGTACTGGACCGAAAGCCGGCTGTTCGGGTCATTGTTCGGGCTGAAGCCCGAGGATTTGCCGGCGGACTGGTCATCCTTCGCGGATTACACCGCCGCGATGGCGCAATCCGAAACCCTGTCCGTCAGCCCCGCGGCGCGCGACGTGGCCCAACAGATCTTCTCTGGCGCGCGGCCGTGGCTGCGGCCGCCGCGATGGTATCTGGCCCTGACCGCGCAGATGTTGCCCGAGCGGCTGCGCACCGGCTTCGGCCTCGATCTTGACCAACGCGACCGGAGAGCCGCAGATCGAGCGCTGAGGTGGATCGGCCGCGTATATCCATATCTGCCGGTCCGCCTCCGCTACGCCGGGCCCTACCACGAAGCCCTGGCGCGGCTGCAAGGAAAGCCCCGGCTCGACATGGCTACCCAATGGCTCAATCGGGCTTGGACCGGACGGCCGCAAATGGATGATCGTCGGGAGCGGTGA